In Rhodovulum sulfidophilum DSM 1374, the following are encoded in one genomic region:
- a CDS encoding dihydrofolate reductase family protein codes for MITGHVFIATSLDGFIARADGDIAWLLERDEPDEDHGYDTFIASIDAILMGRGTYEKIRDIRPWPYTRPVVVLSATMTEDDLPEELGSKVRVTDLSPTEAMRMLQSEGHRRVYVDGGRVIQSFLRAGLIVDMVITTVPVLLGEGRRLFGSLAGDIRLQHDKTKSFPSGLVQSRYRIAA; via the coding sequence ATGATCACGGGACATGTTTTCATCGCGACCAGCCTGGACGGCTTCATCGCCCGCGCCGACGGGGATATCGCATGGCTTCTGGAGCGCGATGAGCCCGACGAAGACCATGGCTACGACACCTTCATCGCAAGCATCGACGCAATCCTGATGGGCAGAGGAACCTATGAGAAAATCCGCGACATCAGGCCCTGGCCCTATACACGGCCGGTTGTTGTCCTGTCCGCAACCATGACAGAGGACGATCTGCCCGAAGAATTGGGCAGCAAGGTACGGGTCACCGACCTCTCGCCGACAGAGGCGATGCGCATGCTGCAATCCGAGGGCCACCGAAGGGTCTATGTCGATGGCGGCCGCGTCATTCAGTCCTTCCTGCGGGCGGGCCTGATCGTCGACATGGTGATCACGACCGTGCCTGTTCTTCTTGGCGAGGGGCGGCGCCTGTTCGGCAGCCTTGCCGGCGACATTCGGCTGCAGCACGATAAGACGAAAAGCTTTCCCTCCGGGCTCGTCCAGTCCCGCTACCGGATCGCGGCATGA
- a CDS encoding DUF1413 domain-containing protein yields the protein MTADQEAMIREALAALPAGEFHLPDAVGPRWDELWIGEKVGLGNDFLKHVRQGRFEGIEDTGRKEHGLHVYLKTG from the coding sequence ATGACAGCAGATCAGGAAGCCATGATCCGGGAGGCGCTGGCCGCGCTGCCGGCCGGGGAATTCCACCTGCCCGACGCGGTGGGGCCGCGCTGGGACGAGCTCTGGATCGGAGAGAAGGTCGGGCTCGGCAACGATTTCCTCAAGCATGTCCGGCAGGGCCGGTTCGAGGGCATCGAGGATACCGGCCGCAAGGAACACGGCCTGCATGTCTACCTGAAGACCGGGTGA
- the glpD gene encoding glycerol-3-phosphate dehydrogenase, whose product MPTRIAEGTAKDTAEDKPADLLIVGGGINGCGIARDAAGRGLSVTLAEMDDLASATSSASTKLFHGGLRYLEYFEFRLVREALIERETLLSAMPHISWPMRFVLPLDREMRFDASTPASQLLSRAMPWMTGRRPAWLIRLGLFLYDHLGGRKILPPTRSLDLTTDPAGRPLKPRFRRAFEYSDCWVEDARLVALNARDAAERGAEILTRTRVVKARREDGLWTVTLRDCETGAETTRRARILVNAAGPWTADLIAGALQQAATDKVRLVRGSHIVTRRLFEHDRCYFFQGQDGRIVFAIPYETDFTLIGTTDAEHAEPDTPPRCTEEERDYLIGFVNRYLAKPVSAEDIVWTYSGVRPLHDEGEGSASAASRDYVIRLDRAGAPLVNIFGGKITTYRRLAETALEKIAEIRPDLPGPWTAGVALPGGDVAVDGIDGLIATLRQDYPFLTAPWARRLVRAYGTEARGVLGDAQAAADLGRDFGATLTEAELIWLMDREFARRAEDVVWRRSKLGLRLSPDQIARIDDWMKDRHQRPAPE is encoded by the coding sequence ATGCCGACGCGCATCGCGGAAGGGACCGCAAAGGACACTGCAGAGGATAAGCCGGCCGACCTGCTGATCGTGGGCGGCGGCATCAACGGCTGCGGCATCGCCCGCGACGCGGCCGGGCGCGGATTGTCGGTCACGCTGGCCGAGATGGACGACCTGGCCTCGGCCACCTCCTCGGCCTCGACCAAGCTTTTTCATGGCGGGCTGCGCTATCTCGAATATTTCGAATTCCGGCTGGTCCGCGAGGCCCTGATCGAACGCGAGACCCTGCTGTCGGCCATGCCCCATATCAGCTGGCCGATGCGCTTCGTGCTGCCGCTCGACCGCGAAATGCGCTTCGATGCCAGCACGCCCGCCTCGCAGCTGCTGAGCAGGGCAATGCCCTGGATGACGGGACGCCGTCCGGCCTGGCTGATCCGGCTCGGGCTTTTCCTCTACGACCATCTCGGCGGGCGCAAGATCCTGCCGCCGACGCGCAGCCTCGATCTGACCACCGATCCGGCCGGGCGGCCGCTCAAGCCCCGGTTCCGGCGCGCCTTCGAATATTCCGACTGCTGGGTCGAGGATGCCCGGCTGGTGGCGCTGAATGCCCGCGACGCGGCCGAGCGCGGCGCCGAGATCCTGACACGGACCAGGGTCGTGAAGGCCCGCCGCGAGGACGGGCTCTGGACGGTCACCCTGCGCGACTGCGAGACCGGGGCCGAGACCACTCGGCGGGCGCGGATCCTCGTCAATGCCGCCGGACCCTGGACCGCCGATCTGATCGCAGGCGCGCTGCAGCAGGCCGCCACGGACAAGGTCCGGCTGGTGCGCGGCAGCCATATCGTGACCCGCCGCCTGTTCGAGCATGACCGCTGCTATTTCTTTCAGGGACAGGACGGAAGGATCGTCTTCGCCATCCCCTACGAGACCGATTTCACCCTGATCGGCACCACCGATGCCGAACATGCCGAGCCCGACACCCCGCCCCGCTGCACCGAGGAGGAACGCGATTACCTGATCGGCTTCGTCAACCGCTATCTCGCAAAACCGGTCTCGGCGGAGGATATCGTCTGGACCTATTCCGGGGTGCGGCCCTTGCATGACGAAGGCGAAGGCTCGGCCTCCGCCGCCTCGCGCGACTACGTCATCCGGCTTGACCGCGCGGGCGCCCCGCTCGTGAATATCTTCGGCGGCAAGATCACCACCTATCGCCGCCTCGCGGAAACCGCGCTGGAGAAGATCGCCGAAATCCGGCCGGATCTGCCCGGGCCCTGGACCGCAGGCGTGGCGCTGCCCGGCGGCGATGTCGCGGTCGACGGGATCGACGGGCTGATCGCCACGCTCCGGCAGGACTATCCCTTCCTGACCGCCCCCTGGGCTCGGCGTCTGGTCCGCGCCTATGGCACCGAGGCCCGCGGGGTCCTGGGCGATGCGCAGGCGGCCGCCGATCTCGGCCGCGATTTCGGCGCCACGCTTACCGAGGCGGAACTGATCTGGCTGATGGATCGCGAATTCGCGCGCCGCGCCGAGGATGTGGTCTGGCGCCGCAGCAAGCTCGGGCTCCGGCTGAGCCCCGATCAGATCGCCCGGATCGACGACTGGATGAAAGACCGGCACCAGCGTCCCGCGCCCGAATGA
- a CDS encoding DeoR/GlpR family DNA-binding transcription regulator gives MSQTFRAPDILDIARREGRVTVDGLAEHFGVTVQTIRRDLAELAEAGKLERVHGGAILPSGVTNIGYEARRGLNAEAKAAIAARCAASIPEEASVFLNIGTSTEAVARALLTHRNLLVVTNNMNVANILVENPGCEVVVAGGTLRRSDGGLVGALTMRAIQAFKVDYAVIGCSALDAEGDLLDFDIQEVSVSQTILAQARRAFLVADAAKFERSAPVRIASLRDLDEVFTDRPLPAPLAERCRGWNTRVDVAA, from the coding sequence ATGTCCCAGACCTTCCGCGCGCCCGACATTCTCGACATCGCCCGGCGCGAGGGCCGTGTCACCGTCGATGGCCTGGCCGAACATTTCGGCGTCACCGTGCAGACGATCCGCCGCGATCTGGCCGAGCTGGCCGAGGCGGGCAAGCTCGAGCGCGTGCATGGCGGTGCGATCCTGCCCTCGGGCGTGACCAATATCGGCTACGAGGCGCGGCGCGGGCTGAATGCCGAGGCCAAGGCGGCGATCGCGGCGCGCTGCGCGGCGTCGATCCCCGAAGAGGCGTCGGTCTTCCTCAATATCGGAACCTCGACCGAGGCGGTGGCCCGGGCGCTGCTGACCCACCGCAACCTGCTGGTCGTCACCAACAACATGAATGTCGCCAATATCCTCGTCGAGAATCCCGGCTGCGAGGTGGTGGTGGCCGGGGGCACGCTGCGGCGCTCGGATGGCGGGCTGGTCGGCGCGCTGACGATGCGCGCGATCCAGGCCTTCAAGGTCGATTACGCGGTGATCGGCTGCTCGGCGCTCGATGCCGAGGGCGACCTTCTGGATTTCGATATCCAGGAGGTGAGCGTCAGCCAGACCATCCTGGCCCAGGCCCGCCGTGCCTTTCTGGTTGCCGATGCCGCCAAGTTCGAGCGCAGCGCGCCGGTCCGGATCGCCTCGCTGCGCGATCTCGACGAGGTCTTCACCGACCGTCCGCTTCCCGCCCCGCTGGCCGAGCGCTGCCGGGGCTGGAATACGCGGGTCGACGTGGCCGCCTAG
- a CDS encoding TetR/AcrR family transcriptional regulator — MQCAPGDAPEPKTDPEAEPEAEPPAEDTAQDCDGPRRPCRRHAAGEDPAKRDQIMAGAMKAFLDKGFDATSVNDICRAAGVSKGTLYVYFADKQDLFVALVAEQREKMFGGVDAVLRSDLPLAEKLTRFGRQLAEIVTSDHVVQWQRTIAGIVDRMPELGVRFYDAGALRTHTDLTDLLRREVAAGRLDLPDPVLASAQFIDLSGAGIWRARLFGKRPTPPGPDEIERTVDSAVRLFLAAYARSGARRED; from the coding sequence ATGCAATGCGCGCCAGGCGATGCCCCCGAGCCGAAAACCGACCCTGAAGCCGAGCCCGAGGCAGAGCCCCCGGCGGAAGACACCGCGCAGGACTGCGACGGCCCGCGCCGCCCCTGTCGCCGCCACGCCGCGGGAGAAGACCCCGCCAAGCGCGACCAGATCATGGCCGGGGCGATGAAGGCCTTTCTCGACAAGGGCTTCGACGCGACCAGCGTCAACGATATCTGCCGCGCGGCCGGGGTCTCGAAGGGCACGCTTTACGTCTATTTCGCCGACAAGCAGGATCTGTTCGTCGCGCTTGTGGCGGAACAGCGCGAGAAGATGTTCGGGGGCGTCGACGCGGTGCTGCGAAGCGATCTGCCGCTGGCCGAGAAGCTGACCCGCTTCGGCCGCCAACTGGCCGAGATCGTCACGTCGGACCATGTCGTGCAGTGGCAGCGCACCATCGCGGGCATCGTCGACCGCATGCCCGAGCTGGGCGTGCGATTCTACGATGCGGGCGCGCTGCGCACCCATACCGACCTGACCGACCTTCTGCGCCGCGAGGTGGCGGCCGGACGGCTCGACCTGCCCGATCCGGTGCTGGCCAGCGCCCAGTTCATCGATCTGTCGGGGGCCGGGATCTGGCGCGCGCGGCTCTTCGGCAAACGGCCGACACCGCCCGGGCCCGACGAGATCGAGCGGACCGTCGACAGCGCCGTGCGGCTGTTCCTCGCCGCCTATGCGCGTTCCGGCGCGCGCCGGGAGGACTGA
- a CDS encoding HlyD family secretion protein encodes MSRQAHPSAQDRASVDAPSQDGPARSGGHRRALLAGIAALVLAGAGYGGWYYWTEGRFFEDTDDAYVQADIARISSRVQGYVASLPVEENAHVRAGEVLVRLEDGDYRTALATAQSRVATADRRLARIDAQIDAARAAVRQAEADRDAAQAQLRTAGNTLERVTGLAERNFAAQAQLDSATEGYDTAQASLAKAVAAVASAHAEVAVLVAQRAEAEGDKHELELAVDQAERDLKRTVLRAPADGILANLGLEIGDLVTAGTQLAALVPDDALYVEANFKETQMQGITPGARVEVTLDALPGRSFEGRVTSAAPATGSVFSVLPADNATGNFTKIVQRVPVRIALPPEAAATGQLRAGLSAVVAVDTRSGGAPAARLAAAR; translated from the coding sequence ATGTCCCGTCAGGCCCACCCGAGCGCCCAGGACCGCGCCTCCGTCGATGCCCCGTCGCAGGACGGGCCCGCACGGTCCGGCGGGCACAGGCGCGCACTCTTGGCCGGGATCGCGGCGCTGGTTCTGGCAGGGGCGGGCTATGGCGGCTGGTATTACTGGACCGAGGGGCGCTTTTTCGAGGATACCGACGACGCCTATGTCCAGGCCGACATCGCCCGGATCTCGAGCCGGGTGCAGGGCTATGTCGCCAGCCTGCCGGTCGAGGAGAACGCGCATGTCCGCGCGGGCGAGGTCCTGGTGCGGCTGGAGGATGGCGATTACCGCACCGCGCTTGCCACCGCGCAAAGCCGGGTCGCGACCGCCGATCGCAGGCTGGCGCGGATCGACGCCCAGATCGATGCGGCGCGCGCGGCCGTCCGCCAGGCCGAGGCTGATCGCGACGCGGCGCAGGCGCAATTGCGGACCGCGGGCAACACGCTCGAGCGGGTCACGGGGCTGGCCGAGCGCAATTTCGCCGCCCAGGCCCAGCTCGACAGCGCGACCGAGGGCTATGACACCGCGCAGGCCAGCCTCGCCAAGGCCGTGGCCGCGGTGGCGAGTGCGCATGCCGAGGTCGCGGTTCTGGTCGCCCAGCGCGCCGAGGCCGAAGGCGACAAGCACGAGCTGGAACTGGCCGTCGATCAGGCCGAGCGCGATCTGAAACGCACCGTGCTGCGCGCACCGGCCGATGGCATCCTTGCCAATCTGGGGCTGGAGATCGGCGATCTGGTCACCGCGGGCACGCAACTGGCCGCGCTGGTCCCTGACGATGCGCTTTATGTCGAGGCGAATTTCAAGGAAACCCAGATGCAGGGCATCACCCCCGGCGCGCGGGTCGAGGTGACGCTGGATGCGCTTCCGGGCCGCAGCTTCGAGGGCCGGGTGACCTCGGCCGCGCCCGCCACCGGCTCGGTCTTCTCGGTGCTGCCCGCCGACAATGCCACCGGCAATTTCACCAAGATCGTGCAACGGGTGCCGGTGCGCATCGCGCTTCCGCCCGAGGCGGCGGCGACCGGGCAGCTTCGCGCCGGTCTGTCGGCGGTGGTCGCCGTCGACACGCGCTCGGGCGGGGCGCCCGCGGCCCGCCTTGCCGCCGCGCGCTGA
- a CDS encoding DHA2 family efflux MFS transporter permease subunit, translated as MTADEPQLTPRRVFAFVVMVFGMFMAILDIQIVSASLSEIQAGLAASPDEISWVQTSYLIAEVVMIPLSGFLARMMSTRYLFVLSAAGFTASSFLCATSGSIEEMILWRALQGFLGGGMIPSVFAAAFTIFPASKRSVVSPVIGLIATLAPTVGPTVGGYLSYTLSWHWLFLVNVLPGIGVTLGAFLLIDFDRPDWRLFDRFDWWGLLALAAFLGGLEYVLEEGPGNDWLADETVAAFVVVTVLGAIVSFWRAFTRDEPIVDLSAFGNVNFALGSAFSFVMGIGLYGLTYLYPLYLASIRGYDSLMIGETVFVSGLAMFVSAPIAGFLSARIDLRLMLLAGFAGFAVSTWMLTGMTAEWDFNELLVPQILRGVSLMLSMVPINNLALGTLPRDKMKGGSGLFNLTRNLGGAVGLAVINTQLSDRGDLHYERLREAVSWTNDAAMRELSVMAANLSARGLDGQTGALVQMAARLRQQATVMSFIDVFLMLALLFGGLAASAFFMRKPDPGGGGGAGH; from the coding sequence ATGACAGCCGACGAGCCGCAACTGACACCGCGCCGCGTGTTCGCCTTCGTGGTGATGGTATTCGGAATGTTCATGGCGATCCTCGACATCCAGATCGTCTCGGCCTCGCTGTCGGAAATCCAGGCCGGGCTCGCGGCCAGCCCCGACGAGATCAGCTGGGTCCAGACCAGCTATCTGATCGCCGAGGTGGTGATGATCCCGCTTTCGGGCTTTCTCGCCCGGATGATGTCGACGCGCTATCTGTTCGTGCTGTCGGCGGCGGGCTTCACCGCATCGAGCTTTCTCTGCGCCACGTCGGGCAGCATCGAAGAGATGATCCTGTGGCGCGCGCTGCAGGGCTTTCTGGGCGGCGGCATGATCCCGTCGGTCTTCGCCGCGGCCTTCACCATCTTCCCGGCCTCGAAACGCAGCGTGGTCTCGCCGGTGATCGGGCTGATCGCGACGCTGGCGCCGACCGTCGGGCCCACGGTCGGCGGCTATCTCAGCTACACGCTGTCCTGGCACTGGCTGTTCCTGGTCAATGTGCTGCCGGGCATCGGGGTGACGCTGGGCGCCTTCCTGCTGATCGATTTCGACCGGCCCGACTGGCGGCTTTTCGACCGCTTCGACTGGTGGGGGCTGCTGGCGCTGGCGGCCTTTCTCGGCGGGCTGGAATATGTTCTCGAAGAGGGGCCCGGCAATGACTGGCTGGCCGACGAGACGGTCGCGGCCTTCGTCGTCGTGACCGTGCTGGGCGCCATCGTCAGCTTCTGGCGCGCCTTCACCCGCGACGAGCCCATCGTCGATCTCTCGGCCTTCGGCAATGTCAATTTCGCGCTGGGCTCGGCCTTCAGCTTCGTGATGGGGATCGGGCTTTACGGGCTGACCTATCTTTATCCGCTCTATCTGGCCTCGATCCGCGGCTATGACAGCCTGATGATCGGCGAGACGGTCTTCGTCTCGGGGCTGGCGATGTTCGTCAGCGCCCCGATCGCGGGCTTCCTCTCGGCCCGGATCGATCTGCGCCTGATGCTGCTTGCGGGCTTCGCGGGCTTCGCGGTCTCGACCTGGATGCTGACCGGCATGACCGCCGAATGGGATTTCAACGAGCTTCTGGTGCCGCAGATCCTGCGTGGCGTGTCGCTGATGCTGAGCATGGTGCCGATCAACAACCTCGCGCTGGGCACGCTTCCGCGCGACAAGATGAAGGGCGGCTCGGGGCTGTTCAACCTGACGCGAAATCTCGGCGGCGCGGTCGGTCTGGCGGTGATCAATACCCAGCTCTCGGACCGGGGCGATCTGCATTACGAGCGGTTGCGCGAGGCCGTCAGCTGGACCAATGATGCCGCGATGCGCGAGCTCTCAGTGATGGCGGCGAACCTGTCGGCGCGGGGGCTCGACGGGCAGACCGGGGCCCTTGTGCAGATGGCGGCCCGGCTGCGCCAGCAGGCGACGGTGATGTCCTTCATCGACGTCTTCCTGATGCTCGCGCTGCTGTTCGGCGGGCTCGCGGCCAGCGCCTTCTTCATGCGCAAGCCGGACCCGGGAGGG